GGGCGGGTGACCGACGTTCCCGGCAGCGACCGCAGTCGGCGGCGGGCTGTCCCGGCGACCAAGCCCTCCCGGGTACGCATGTCCGCGACCCAGCGGCGCGAGCAGTTGATCTCGATCGCCCGGCAGATCTTCGCGGAGCGCGGGTTCGACGCCACCTCGATCGAAGAGGTGGCGGCACGGGCCAAGGTCTCCAAGCCGGTGGTCTACGAGCACTTCGGCGGCAAGGAGGGGCTCTACGCGGTGGTGGTGGACCGGGAGGTCCGCTCACTGTTGGAGCGGATCACCACGGCGTTGACCGCGGGCCACCCGCGCGAGTTGCTGGAGCAGGCCGCGCTGACGTTGCTGACCTACATCGAGGAGGAGACCAGCGGGTTCCGGGTGCTGGTCCGCGAGTCGCCACTGATGTCCGCGACGGGCAACTTCAGCAGCGTGATGAACGACGTCGCACACCAGGTGGAGCACATCCTCGGCGCGGAGTTCCACAGCCGGGGGTACGACCCGAAGCTGGCGGAGCTCTATTCGCAGGCGCTCGTGGGCATGGTGGCGCTGGCCGGGCGCTGGTGGCTGGAGGTGCGCAAGCCGCGCAAGGAGACGGTGGCGGCGCATCTGGTGAACCTGGCCTGGAACGGCCTGTCGCACCTGGAGTCGAAGCCGGGCCCGATCAGGAGTTAGGGCCCTCGGCGACCGGGTGGTAGCGGCGGCGACGCTCCTCCTCGGCGTGCTCCGGCGGCCCGACCTTGTCGTAGAGGCCGGTGGCGAGCAGGATCAGCCCGAACAGCATGGACACGACGACTGTGGACATGGAGAAGTTCAGGAAGTTCGCCGACGTCTGCAGCACGGCCATCATCAGGATGCCGGTGACCAGGAAGACCACCCCGGCGGTGAGGTTCATGTAGTGCCCGAGGTTGTCGCGGCGGGACGCGCCCACGATCAGGACCGCGCCGAAGACCACCGAGACCAGCGAGAAGGCCAGGTTGGTACGCAGCCCGAGGGCGGTGCTGCCGTCCCGCCCGAACAGCCCGTCGCCCCAGGTCTCGAACACGCCCCAGACGCCGAAGACCAGGATGTAGAGGCCGATGAGCCCGGACAGCACCCGGTAGAACGGTCGCGCGGGGTGGTTCACCGGGAAGTGCGCCATGCTGCCCTCCAACCGTGGAGACCGATTCGGGGCAATTGTCACCCGAGCCACCCGCCTCCGTCCCGGAAAGACGCCGACGGCCCCGGCGCGGCGCGCCGGGGCCGTCGGGTGGTTCGGGATCAGAGCACCAGGCGGGCCTTCTGCCAGGCCTCGTGCTCGTCGTCGCTGCCGACCTTGCCGTACATGCCGACCACCAGGAGCACGAGCGACAGGGTCAGGACCACGATCACCGTCATGATCGAGAAGTTGAGGACGTTGGCGTCGGTCTGGAGGAACGCCAGCGCGGCCAGGCCGATGACCATCAGGGTGTACGCCATCCACTGGTTGACCGCCACGTCGAGGTTGCGGCCGATCACCACGCCGACCAGGATCACCACGCCGAGCAGCACCGACAGCAGCGAGAAGCCCATGTTGGTGCCCTGGCCGAGCACCTTCGTGTCGTCCTGGGCGAAGAAGTCGTTGCCGGCGCTGGCGATGACGCCGAGGGCGCCGAAGACGACGAAGTACAGACCAACGAGCCCGCCGATCGCCCGGAAGATCGGCCGCGCGGGGTGGTTGACGGGGGTGTGGGCCATCTCTGCGTCTCCAAAGACCGAACGGGTGAGAGTTTCCGCTGATTGTCCCCGACGGCGGTCAGTGACCCCGCACACCCCCCACTCTCAGCCGCCGGGCAGTTCCTCGGCCAGCGCCAGCCAGGTCTCCTCGGTGCGGTCCCGCTCGGCCCGCACCTCCTTGAGCTGGGCGTCCAGCTCGGCGACCCGGGCATAGTCGGTGGCGTTGGCGGCGAGCTGCTCGTGCAGGCCCGCCTCCTTCTGTTCGAGCTTGGCGATCTGCCGTTCCAGCCGGTTGAGCTCCTTCTTCGCGGTGCGTACCTCGGCGGCGGACATGCCGTCGCGGGCCGGGGCGGTCGTGCCGGGGGTGAGGTCGGCGGGCGCCGGGCCACCGGCCGCGGCGGCGCGCGCGAGGTACTCGTCGACGCCGCCGGGCAGGTGCACGAGCCGCCCGTCGCCGAACATGCCGTACGCGACCTCGGTGACCCGCTCGATGAGATAGCGGTCGTGGCTGGCCACCACGATGGTGCCGGGCCAGGAGTCGAGCAGGTCCTCAAGCGCGGCGAGGGTGTCGGTGTCCAGGTCGTTCGTGGGCTCGTCGAGCAGCAGCACGTTGGGCTCGCCGGCGAGCAGCCGCAGCATCTGGAGGCGGCGGCGCTCCCCGCCGGAGAGGTCGCTCACCGGGGTCCAGAGCCGCCGGTCGTCGAAGCCGAAGATCTCCGCGAGCTGGGCGGCGCTGATCTCCCGGTCGCCGAGCTGCACCCGGCGGGCCACCTCCTCGACCGCCTCCAACACGCGCAGGTGGCCGGGGAGTTCGGCGAGTTCCTGGGAGAGGAACGCCGCCCGCACGGTCTGCCCGGCGGCGAACCGCCCGCCGTCGGCGCGTGTCACCCCGGCGAGCATCCGCAGCAGGGTGGTCTTGCCGGCGCCGTTGCGGCCGAGGACGGCGATCCGGTCGCCGGGCCCGACCTGCCAGGTGGTGTCGTGCAGGATCTCCTTCGGGCCGGCGTGCAGGGTGACGTGCTCCAGGTCGTACACCTGCTTGCCGAGGCGGGCGGTGGCGAGCCGTTGCAGCGACATGGTGTCGCGCGGCTCCGGCACGTCGGCGATGAGCGCGTTGGCGGCGTCGATGCGGAACTTGGGCTTGGAGGTACGCGCCGGCGGGCCCCGGCGCAGCCAGGCGATCTCCTTGCGGAGCAGGTTCTGCCGGCGGGCCTCGGTGGCCGCGGCGATCCGTTGCCGCTCGACGCGGGCGAGCGTCCACGCGGCGAAGCCGCCCTCGTACGCCCGGACGGTCTGGTCGGCCACCTCCCAGGTGGCGGTGCAGACGGCGTCGAGGAACCAGCGGTCGTGGGTGACCACGACGAGCGCGCCCTTGCGGGTGACCAGGTGCCGGGCCAGCCAGTCGACGCCGCCGACGTCGAGGTGGTTGGTGGGCTCGTCGAGGACGAGCAGGTCGGCGTCGCGGACCAGCAGCGCGGCGAGTGCCACCCGGCGGCGTTCCCCGCCGGACATCGGGCCGATCGGCGTGTCGAGGCCGAGGTGGGGCATGCCGAGGCCGTCGAGGATGGCGCGGACGCCGGCGTCGCCGGCCCACTCGTGTTCGGCGCCCATGCTCTCGGCGAGCCACGCGGTGCCGAGCACGACGTCCCGCACGGTGAGGTCGGGTGCGAGGTCCAGGCGTTGCGGCAGCCAGGACACGCGCAGGTCCCGGCGGTGGGTCACCCGGCCGTCGTCGGGCTCCTCGGTGTGGGTGAGCAGCCGCAGCAGCGTCGACTTGCCGGCGCCGTTGAGTCCGACCACGCCGACCCGGTCGGCGTCGTCCAGGCCGAGCGAGACGTCGGTGAGCAGCGGCCCGGCG
The genomic region above belongs to Micromonospora sp. WMMD1128 and contains:
- a CDS encoding TetR/AcrR family transcriptional regulator; translation: MTDVPGSDRSRRRAVPATKPSRVRMSATQRREQLISIARQIFAERGFDATSIEEVAARAKVSKPVVYEHFGGKEGLYAVVVDREVRSLLERITTALTAGHPRELLEQAALTLLTYIEEETSGFRVLVRESPLMSATGNFSSVMNDVAHQVEHILGAEFHSRGYDPKLAELYSQALVGMVALAGRWWLEVRKPRKETVAAHLVNLAWNGLSHLESKPGPIRS
- a CDS encoding DUF4383 domain-containing protein — its product is MAHFPVNHPARPFYRVLSGLIGLYILVFGVWGVFETWGDGLFGRDGSTALGLRTNLAFSLVSVVFGAVLIVGASRRDNLGHYMNLTAGVVFLVTGILMMAVLQTSANFLNFSMSTVVVSMLFGLILLATGLYDKVGPPEHAEEERRRRYHPVAEGPNS
- a CDS encoding DUF4383 domain-containing protein encodes the protein MAHTPVNHPARPIFRAIGGLVGLYFVVFGALGVIASAGNDFFAQDDTKVLGQGTNMGFSLLSVLLGVVILVGVVIGRNLDVAVNQWMAYTLMVIGLAALAFLQTDANVLNFSIMTVIVVLTLSLVLLVVGMYGKVGSDDEHEAWQKARLVL
- a CDS encoding ABC-F family ATP-binding cassette domain-containing protein encodes the protein MANIVNLDRVSKGYGAAGPLLTDVSLGLDDADRVGVVGLNGAGKSTLLRLLTHTEEPDDGRVTHRRDLRVSWLPQRLDLAPDLTVRDVVLGTAWLAESMGAEHEWAGDAGVRAILDGLGMPHLGLDTPIGPMSGGERRRVALAALLVRDADLLVLDEPTNHLDVGGVDWLARHLVTRKGALVVVTHDRWFLDAVCTATWEVADQTVRAYEGGFAAWTLARVERQRIAAATEARRQNLLRKEIAWLRRGPPARTSKPKFRIDAANALIADVPEPRDTMSLQRLATARLGKQVYDLEHVTLHAGPKEILHDTTWQVGPGDRIAVLGRNGAGKTTLLRMLAGVTRADGGRFAAGQTVRAAFLSQELAELPGHLRVLEAVEEVARRVQLGDREISAAQLAEIFGFDDRRLWTPVSDLSGGERRRLQMLRLLAGEPNVLLLDEPTNDLDTDTLAALEDLLDSWPGTIVVASHDRYLIERVTEVAYGMFGDGRLVHLPGGVDEYLARAAAAGGPAPADLTPGTTAPARDGMSAAEVRTAKKELNRLERQIAKLEQKEAGLHEQLAANATDYARVAELDAQLKEVRAERDRTEETWLALAEELPGG